Proteins encoded together in one Microcaecilia unicolor chromosome 3, aMicUni1.1, whole genome shotgun sequence window:
- the KBTBD11 gene encoding kelch repeat and BTB domain-containing protein 11, with protein MAMESPVSFAAYPSKLQHVSENQGGAADHSSSEMGDNSCTLHPKPVARSGTEENGHSEPREEEEEEEEGRVQVPYGLSSAPCFSPIQPVDRNSSLQQYQKVENQCEVSTTDNPEEEIQASIAGAAVQTKVIPGQWNQGIAETPDLVIEVAGRRLQAHRSVLAEKSDYFRARASRDTLRIKGVSATALELLLGYLYTGHLEVRPEELAELIAAAELLQLPCAVQCAADSLRRQLSLNNCYHVLSLAKRHRLATLRDATYSFMSDHFLEVLRDPTIYGHLTGSERELILRRRNEVGPRCLLLVELSSIAPTHGSSSRPPSRESSRPQSPAVEEDEEQPEEEEDRPHFIYRYSEVEGGNSCWKPLTCLPAEAVARGSATCMLYNYVVIAGGVRGHGSSARASDHVCCYNPATDTWSTLRPLRQPRAQLQLLALDDCLYAVGGECLFSVERYDPRMDRWTAAAPLPRGGFAVAHEAAACNGEIYVSGGSLSYRLLKYEPRRDQWHECPGIQGHQRSSGMAAHAGSLYRFDTGRGGSQGQRQQGVIVSRYNTLAKRWSQCGTLNPLPAPTGPLPFRCTALDGVIYCVNRTGALRFHPPPLEGGDGCFDPETLPVPLCFKRVLVPLVLSFPDQCRADSVEQQPPSRP; from the coding sequence ATGGCTATggaaagcccagtatcctttgcCGCTTATCCCAGCAAACTCCAGCATGTCAGTGAGAACCAGGGTGGGGCTGCAGACCACAGTTCTTCAGAGATGGGTGACAACAGCTGCACCTTGCATCCAAAACCTGTGGCTAGGTCTGGAACTGAAGAAAATGGCCACAGCGAGccaagagaggaggaggaggaagaggaggagggcagGGTGCAGGTGCCTTATGGGCTTAGCTCAGCCCCGTGCTTCTCACCAATACAACCTGTGGACCGAAACAGCTCCTTGCAGCAGTATCAGAAGGTGGAAAACCAGTGTGAAGTCAGCACTACTGATAACCCAGAGGAGGAGATCCAGGCATCCATTGCTGGTGCTGCTGTCCAGACCAAGGTGATCCCAGGCCAATGGAATCAGGGGATTGCCGAAACCCCAGACTTAGTGATCGAGGTAGCAGGGCGGAGGCTCCAAGCACACCGCTCTGTGCTAGCAGAGAAGAGCGACTACTTCCGGGCACGAGCCTCAAGGGACACTCTGCGCATCAAGGGTGTGAGTGCAACAGCTCTGGAACTCCTTCTTGGCTATTTATATACAGGGCACCTGGAGGTGCGACCTGAAGAGTTGGCTGAGCTAATTGCAGCTGCCGAGCTCCTGCAGCTCCCCTGTGCTGTGCAGTGCGCTGCCGACAGCTTGCGCCGACAACTCAGCCTCAACAACTGCTACCATGTGCTGAGCCTGGCCAAACGTCACCGCCTTGCCACACTCCGTGATGCCACCTACAGTTTTATGAGTGACCACTTCCTGGAAGTGCTGCGTGACCCAACTATCTACGGGCACTTGACAGGCTCTGAACGAGAGCTTATCCTACGGCGCCGCAATGAGGTTGGTCCCCGCTGTCTTCTTCTGGTTGAACTCAGCAGCATTGCCCCCACTCATGGCAGTAGCAGCCGGCCCCCCAGTCGGGAGAGCAGTCGACCACAGAGCCCAGCAGTGGAGGAAGATGAAGAGCaaccagaggaggaggaagacaggcCACACTTCATCTATCGCTATAGTGAGGTAGAGGGAGGCAACAGCTGCTGGAAGCcccttacttgcctgcctgcagAGGCTGTGGCCCGGGGTTCTGCCACCTGTATGCTATATAACTATGTGGTTATTGCAGGTGGTGTGCGTGGCCATGGTTCCTCTGCCCGAGCTTCTGATCACGTCTGCTGCTACAACCCAGCCACGGATACATGGAGCACATTGCGGCCACTGCGTCAACCCCGGGCTCAGCTGCAACTGCTTGCACTTGATGACTGTCTGTATGCTGTGGGTGGTGAATGCCTCTTCAGTGTTGAGCGCTATGACCCACGAATGGACcgctggactgctgctgctcccttaCCCCGGGGGGGCTTTGCTGTGGCACATGAAGCTGCTGCCTGTAATGGTGAGATCTATGTCTCTGGTGGATCTCTTTCATACCGCCTGCTCAAGTACGAGCCACGGCGTGATCAGTGGCATGAATGTCCTGGCATTCAGGGACACCAGCGCTCATCTGGCATGGCAGCACATGCAGGCTCCCTCTATCGCTTTGACACAGGCCGTGGAGGTTCACAGGGACAACGGCAACAGGGAGTGATTGTCTCTCGCTACAATACTCTGGCCAAGCGCTGGAGCCAGTGTGGCACCCTGAATCCTCTTCCTGCTCCTACTGGCCCACTGCCTTTCCGCTGTACTGCCCTTGATGGTGTCATATACTGTGTGAACCGCACTGGTGCCTTGCGCTTTCATCCACCGCCACTGGAGGGTGGTGATGGTTGCTTTGACCCTGAGACCTTGCCCGTGCCCCTTTGCTTCAAGAGAGTGCTTGTACCCCTAGTCCTTTCCTTCCCAGATCAGTGCAGGGCAGACTCTGTAGAACAACAGCCACCTTCCAGGCCCTGA